The Musa acuminata AAA Group cultivar baxijiao chromosome BXJ2-2, Cavendish_Baxijiao_AAA, whole genome shotgun sequence genome contains the following window.
TAAACTCACAATCTATACTATATCGCATCCAGATGAGAGAGGTGGTGAGAGATGCAGCGAGGCACTTTCCAACTGCGATCGTAAGCGGAAGATGCAGAGATAAGGTGCATTCCTGTTTCTCATCTCTCGCTGGATGAAGCTAGTGTGTCTTTACCCCCTTTTTTAACTCCATGGGACTGCGTTGCTTGATGTGTAGGTGTTTCGCTTTGTACGATTGAGGGAGTTGTACTACGCTGGAAGCCACGGCATGGACATAAAAGGGCCGAGTAAGACAACCAAACACACAAAAGCTAaggtgactctctctctctctctctctctctctctctctctctctctctctctctttctgcgtGTGTGTTTCTCTCTCATCCCAAGAAGACACTATCTAGCAGCTACTACAGTCAAGTGTTTACCGATCTATTCTTTTACTCTATGCAGAGGAAAGGTGTTTTATGTCAACCAGCCAGTGAGTTCCTGCCCATGATAGATGAGGTGAGTTCTGCTCATGATCGAGCATCCTCCTTTTGTTCTTACGAACATATATATTCCCTGTACCAGCTGTACTGATCAGTTTATTCTCTTTCTCTTTAGGTATATAAAACATTGTTGCAGAAAACAGAGCTCTTCCCAGGATCCAGAGTCGAGAACAACACATTCTCTTTGTCGGTTCACTACCGATGTGTCGATGACAAGGTAGATATACGTATAAATCGGTCACCACCATTTGGACCATATTCGTTTCATTGTTCATTACATAGCGTCACTGCCTCTCTGAATTAATGCCAGATATTGAGCTCATTATTCGAGATGGTTGAATCGGTGCTCGAAGACTACCCTGAACTCCGGCGCACCTCTGGAAAAAAGGTACAGCATATCTCGAATTGTTTAACCGGATTCCACTCATCTACATGTTTGCATGGATATGAATCGATTGCTCTGTCGCTCAGGTGTTGGAGATTCGCCCGAGTATTAATTGGGACAAAGGGAAGGCCCTCGAGTTCTTGTTGGAGTCTCTTGGTAAGCTCAAGACAGAGATCTCATCGCATCTCGCACGCTTGACTCCGGCAGAACACCTCGTGCTCAATGAGCTATTCTTTGATCTGCAGGATTCGGCGACAGAACCGATGTGTTTCCGGTGTACATAGGAGACGATTGCACTGATGAAGATGCTTTCAAGGTGTTGTGTTATTTGCTTGTTATCTTTGTCAGACCGCGTGTCGATCGAATCACCGGGTACTCATAAGATGATCCATGATTCAGGTTTTGCGTGACAGAGGACAGGGTGCGGGCATTCTTGTGTCCGATATCCCAAAGAAAACACACGCATCCTACTCGCTCCGAGAGCCGGCAGAGGTGAGCATCAGCTTCATGGTTAGACCAAGCTTTCCCACACGAATGCTACGGTTGATAATACCATTTCCTCGAATGGTGTTCGCAGGTTAAGGAATTCTTGAGCCGCCTGGTGGAGTGGAAACGCCTCCCTTCCTCCAAGAACAAATACAAGGATGCCATGAGCTAAGATCGAAGCTATGAGGATGCTTTAGTCATGAACACAAGGAAGTCTCTTCTGTTTCTTTTTCCTAGCTTTTCTGAATCCTTTTCTCCTCTGTGCGGgaaaggcagagagagagagagagagag
Protein-coding sequences here:
- the LOC135606268 gene encoding probable trehalose-phosphate phosphatase 6, whose protein sequence is MGKQNVIVPDQWVDSMRASSPTHAKAAAVLSGSQEASHDDEYHKWVKQYPSALSNFDDIFAASKGIQIVMFLDYDGTLSPIVDDPDRAFMSDAMREVVRDAARHFPTAIVSGRCRDKVFRFVRLRELYYAGSHGMDIKGPSKTTKHTKAKRKGVLCQPASEFLPMIDEVYKTLLQKTELFPGSRVENNTFSLSVHYRCVDDKILSSLFEMVESVLEDYPELRRTSGKKVLEIRPSINWDKGKALEFLLESLGFGDRTDVFPVYIGDDCTDEDAFKVLRDRGQGAGILVSDIPKKTHASYSLREPAEVKEFLSRLVEWKRLPSSKNKYKDAMS